A genomic window from Luteolibacter sp. LG18 includes:
- a CDS encoding 3-deoxy-7-phosphoheptulonate synthase has product MTRHRTDDLRISGTNPLISPAVLNYYLPLSEEASEVVSAAREQSDAILKGEDDRLLVVVGPCSIHDPEAAIEYGKKLKAEAERLKGDLLVIMRVYFEKPRTTVGWKGLINDPHLDDSFDINHGLRVARGLLLDLANLGIPAGTEFLDTISPQYIADLIAWGAIGARTTESQVHRELASGLSMPVGFKNGTGGSIQLALDAIQSSSRPHHFLSVTKQGVSAIISTTGNTSCHIILRGGKSGPNYSAEAVSEVVTMLTEQNLPPYVMVDCSHGNSMKDFRNQPMVADALCKQIAEGSTAVTSVMVESNLVEGNQKVNADRAKLTHGQSVTDACIGWDDTVKVLDAFAAAVRARREVARS; this is encoded by the coding sequence GTGACGCGCCACCGTACCGACGACCTTCGCATTTCCGGCACCAATCCCCTGATTTCCCCGGCCGTGCTGAACTATTACCTCCCGCTCAGCGAGGAGGCCTCCGAGGTCGTCAGCGCCGCCCGCGAACAGTCCGACGCCATCCTGAAGGGCGAGGACGACCGCCTGCTCGTCGTCGTGGGCCCCTGCTCGATCCACGATCCCGAGGCCGCCATCGAATACGGCAAGAAGCTCAAGGCCGAGGCCGAGCGCCTGAAGGGCGACCTGCTCGTCATCATGCGCGTTTACTTCGAAAAGCCGCGCACCACCGTCGGCTGGAAGGGCCTCATCAACGATCCGCATCTCGACGACTCCTTCGACATCAACCACGGCCTGCGCGTCGCCCGCGGGCTGCTGCTGGACCTCGCCAACCTCGGCATCCCGGCCGGCACCGAGTTCCTCGACACCATTTCCCCGCAGTACATTGCCGACCTGATCGCCTGGGGGGCCATCGGAGCCCGTACCACCGAGTCCCAGGTCCACCGCGAGCTCGCCTCCGGCCTCTCGATGCCCGTCGGCTTCAAGAACGGCACCGGCGGCTCGATCCAGCTCGCGCTCGACGCCATCCAGTCGTCCTCGCGCCCGCACCATTTTCTCTCCGTCACCAAGCAGGGCGTCTCGGCGATCATCTCGACCACCGGCAACACCTCCTGCCACATCATCCTCCGCGGCGGAAAGAGCGGCCCGAACTACAGCGCCGAGGCCGTCTCCGAGGTGGTCACCATGCTCACCGAGCAGAACCTGCCGCCCTACGTGATGGTCGATTGCTCCCACGGCAACTCGATGAAGGACTTCCGCAACCAACCGATGGTGGCCGATGCCCTGTGCAAGCAGATCGCCGAAGGCTCCACCGCCGTCACCTCGGTGATGGTCGAGTCCAACCTGGTGGAAGGAAACCAGAAGGTGAACGCCGACCGCGCCAAGCTCACCCACGGCCAGTCCGTCACCGACGCCTGCATCGGCTGGGACGACACCGTGAAGGTCCTCGACGCCTTCGCCGCCGCCGTCCGCGCCCGCCGCGAGGTAGCGCGAAGCTGA
- a CDS encoding amidohydrolase family protein produces the protein MIDAHHHLWNYSATDYGWISEDMQAIRRSFRAAELDDLMRASGITGTVAVQARTCLAENDFLLGEAAASQLIRGIVGWVDLKSPDVGDQLDRYTGHATFKGVREVIQGSPDAEFLTHGDFDRGLREVTRRGLTYDLLIFQDQLPTAIEFVKRHPDQPIVLDHAAKPEIRADRFPTEWETGIRALAALDHTTCKLSGLVTEVRDSSWTPDIFHRYLDVLLEAFGPSRLMFGSDWPVCLLATPHAAWAETVTAHLASLSADEQAAIRTGTATAFYRLAL, from the coding sequence ATGATCGACGCCCACCACCACCTGTGGAACTACTCCGCCACCGACTACGGCTGGATCTCGGAGGACATGCAGGCCATCCGCCGCTCCTTCCGCGCCGCGGAGCTCGATGACCTGATGCGGGCCAGCGGCATCACCGGCACCGTCGCCGTCCAGGCCCGCACCTGTCTGGCGGAAAACGATTTCCTGCTCGGGGAAGCCGCCGCCAGCCAGCTCATCCGCGGCATCGTCGGCTGGGTCGACCTGAAGTCCCCGGACGTCGGCGACCAGCTCGACCGCTACACCGGCCACGCGACATTCAAAGGCGTCCGCGAAGTCATCCAAGGCTCGCCCGATGCCGAGTTCCTCACCCACGGGGACTTCGACCGCGGCCTGCGCGAGGTCACCCGCCGCGGCCTGACCTACGACCTGCTCATTTTCCAGGACCAGCTCCCCACCGCGATCGAGTTCGTGAAGCGCCACCCGGACCAGCCGATCGTCCTCGACCACGCCGCCAAGCCCGAGATCCGCGCCGATCGCTTCCCCACCGAATGGGAAACCGGCATCCGCGCCCTGGCCGCGCTGGACCACACCACCTGCAAGCTCTCCGGCCTCGTCACCGAAGTCCGTGATTCGTCATGGACCCCGGACATCTTCCACCGCTACCTCGATGTCCTCCTCGAGGCCTTCGGCCCCTCCCGGCTGATGTTCGGCTCGGACTGGCCCGTCTGCCTGCTCGCCACACCCCACGCCGCCTGGGCGGAAACGGTGACGGCCCACCTCGCCAGCCTCTCCGCAGACGAACAAGCCGCCATCCGCACCGGCACCGCCACCGCCTTCTACCGGCTGGCCCTCTGA
- a CDS encoding 3-deoxy-7-phosphoheptulonate synthase, whose amino-acid sequence MTRTDDLRISATKPLISPAVLGYYQPVPDAATELVAAARQQAAAILRGEDDRLMVVIGPCSIHDPEAAIEYAHKLKAEADRLKDDLFIVMRVYFEKPRTTVGWKGLINDPHLDDSFDINHGLRIARGLLIDVANIGLPAGTEFLDTISPQYIADLISWGAIGARTTESQIHRELASGLSMPVGFKNGTGGAIQIALDAIQSATCPHHFLGVTKQGVSAIVATTGNQDCHIILRGGSTGPNYSAEAVSEVVTMLTEQKLPPHVMVDCSHGNSMKDFRNQPLVADALCKQIAEGSKAVTSVMVESNLVEGNQKLGKDLTQLVRGKSVTDACIGWDDTVKVLDAFAEAVRARRSN is encoded by the coding sequence ATGACCCGCACCGACGACCTGCGCATTTCCGCCACCAAGCCGCTCATTTCACCGGCCGTGCTCGGATATTACCAGCCGGTGCCGGATGCCGCCACCGAGCTCGTCGCCGCCGCCCGCCAACAGGCCGCCGCCATCCTCCGTGGCGAGGATGACCGCCTGATGGTCGTGATCGGCCCGTGTTCCATCCACGATCCCGAGGCCGCGATCGAATACGCCCACAAGCTCAAGGCCGAGGCCGACCGCCTGAAGGACGACCTCTTCATCGTCATGCGCGTCTACTTCGAAAAGCCGCGCACCACCGTCGGCTGGAAGGGCCTCATCAACGACCCGCACCTCGACGACTCCTTCGACATCAACCACGGCCTCCGCATCGCCCGCGGCCTGCTCATCGACGTGGCCAACATCGGCCTGCCCGCCGGCACCGAGTTCCTCGACACCATCTCCCCGCAGTACATCGCCGATCTCATCTCGTGGGGAGCCATCGGAGCCCGCACCACCGAGTCCCAGATCCACCGCGAGCTCGCCTCCGGTCTCTCCATGCCCGTGGGCTTCAAAAACGGCACCGGCGGCGCGATCCAGATCGCGCTCGATGCCATCCAGTCCGCCACCTGCCCACACCATTTCCTCGGCGTCACCAAGCAGGGCGTCTCCGCCATCGTCGCCACCACCGGCAACCAGGACTGCCACATCATCCTCCGCGGCGGCTCCACCGGCCCGAACTACAGCGCCGAAGCCGTCTCCGAGGTCGTCACCATGCTCACCGAGCAGAAGCTGCCGCCGCACGTGATGGTCGATTGCTCGCACGGCAACTCGATGAAGGACTTCCGCAACCAGCCGCTCGTCGCCGACGCCCTCTGCAAGCAGATCGCCGAAGGCTCGAAAGCCGTCACCTCGGTGATGGTCGAGTCCAACCTCGTCGAAGGAAACCAGAAGCTCGGCAAGGACCTCACCCAGCTCGTCCGCGGCAAGTCCGTCACCGACGCCTGCATCGGCTGGGACGACACCGTGAAGGTCCTCGACGCCTTCGCCGAAGCCGTCCGCGCCCGGCGGTCGAATTGA
- a CDS encoding glutaredoxin, producing MSNAQPKITAYLKTFCGWSEGVRAIFRKYGLEWEEKDIIKNPAFRWEMEQRSGQPLSPCVEIDGKMLADISGDEVEAWLIENGYLTKSEAAADAPTNSSCTDEQHAAMAAGKLPAIGKIKFLD from the coding sequence ATGAGCAACGCGCAACCGAAGATCACCGCCTACCTCAAGACCTTCTGCGGCTGGAGCGAGGGCGTCCGCGCCATCTTCCGCAAGTACGGCCTGGAGTGGGAGGAGAAGGACATCATCAAGAACCCGGCCTTCCGCTGGGAAATGGAACAGCGCAGCGGCCAGCCGCTCTCCCCGTGCGTGGAGATCGATGGCAAGATGCTCGCCGACATCAGCGGTGACGAGGTGGAAGCCTGGCTGATCGAGAACGGCTACCTCACCAAGAGCGAGGCCGCCGCCGACGCGCCTACGAATTCCTCCTGCACCGACGAGCAGCACGCCGCCATGGCCGCTGGCAAGCTGCCCGCGATCGGCAAGATCAAGTTCCTCGACTGA
- a CDS encoding RibD family protein: MRPFISTNLAISADGKISAADRRPSGWTSAADHERLQHLRKGVDALLVGRGTWAADRMTLTVRGQERQPRRCVVSRDGKFDLAHPMFTTPGGDIHLLVTGNADATAPVGTMIHHGSLETFLDTLARHHGVGRLHCEGGGSLIRALAELDLIDEFHLTWAGHSLFGGKSAPTPTGVPGAFLPASLAFELTGFEPAAGECFLSYRRKRA; encoded by the coding sequence ATGCGCCCGTTCATCAGCACGAACCTCGCGATCTCCGCGGATGGAAAGATCTCCGCCGCGGACCGCCGTCCGTCCGGCTGGACCTCCGCCGCCGATCACGAGCGCCTCCAGCACCTGCGGAAAGGCGTGGACGCCCTGCTGGTGGGGCGCGGCACCTGGGCCGCCGACCGGATGACCCTGACCGTGCGCGGCCAGGAGCGGCAACCGCGGCGCTGCGTGGTCTCCCGCGATGGCAAATTCGACCTCGCCCACCCCATGTTCACCACCCCGGGCGGCGACATCCACCTGCTGGTGACCGGAAACGCGGACGCAACCGCCCCGGTCGGAACCATGATCCACCACGGCTCGCTGGAAACCTTCCTCGACACCCTCGCCCGCCACCACGGCGTGGGCCGCCTCCATTGCGAGGGCGGCGGCTCCTTGATCCGGGCGCTGGCGGAGCTCGACCTGATCGACGAATTCCACCTCACCTGGGCAGGCCACAGCCTGTTCGGAGGCAAGTCCGCACCCACCCCCACCGGAGTTCCGGGCGCGTTTTTACCGGCATCGCTCGCCTTCGAGCTCACCGGATTCGAACCTGCGGCGGGCGAGTGCTTCCTCAGCTACCGCCGCAAGCGGGCCTGA
- the lpxB gene encoding lipid-A-disaccharide synthase, with protein sequence MAGRVYVVAGELSGDAHGAGLLRALHHLHPALEIAGAGGPEMAAIGGPKVRDWVEDAAVVGVWEVLKHYGWFKARFDEMLAEVREIRPDVLLLIDYPGFNLRFAEAVKKELPETRVVYYISPQVWAWNKGRIPKMVRLIDEMLCLFPFEKPLFEEAGLKTTFVGHPLVDELEERRISGVTVDETLVGLFPGSRNREVSRLFPMMLETARTMRRDRPGLRFQAPAASPKLAAWMRAQVEVTGSGGYVEVTDGGSHELMQRAACGVIASGTATLEAAYFGLPYCLVYKVAWPTYILGSLLVKLEFIGLVNILAGEEVVEELIQADAEPQAVERSLTRFLDDPVYRKHVQGGLATTAAKLGGPGAHERAAEAVERWLRHS encoded by the coding sequence ATGGCAGGGCGCGTTTACGTGGTGGCGGGGGAATTGAGCGGGGACGCGCACGGCGCGGGCCTGCTGCGGGCGCTTCATCACCTGCACCCGGCGCTGGAGATCGCGGGGGCCGGGGGGCCGGAAATGGCGGCCATCGGCGGCCCGAAGGTGCGGGATTGGGTGGAGGACGCGGCGGTGGTGGGCGTCTGGGAGGTGCTGAAACACTACGGGTGGTTCAAGGCTCGCTTCGATGAAATGCTGGCCGAGGTTCGGGAGATCCGGCCGGACGTGCTGCTGCTGATCGATTATCCGGGGTTCAACCTGCGGTTTGCGGAGGCGGTGAAGAAGGAGCTGCCGGAGACCCGCGTGGTCTATTACATCAGCCCGCAGGTATGGGCGTGGAACAAGGGCCGGATTCCGAAAATGGTGCGGCTGATCGATGAGATGCTGTGCCTGTTCCCGTTCGAGAAGCCGCTTTTCGAGGAGGCGGGGCTGAAGACGACTTTCGTGGGTCATCCGCTGGTGGATGAGCTGGAGGAGCGGCGGATTTCCGGGGTGACCGTGGACGAGACGCTGGTGGGGCTTTTCCCGGGGAGCCGGAACCGCGAGGTGTCGCGGCTGTTCCCGATGATGCTGGAAACGGCGCGGACGATGCGCCGGGACCGGCCGGGCCTGCGTTTCCAGGCCCCGGCGGCGTCGCCGAAGCTGGCGGCCTGGATGCGGGCGCAGGTGGAAGTCACCGGCTCCGGCGGCTATGTGGAGGTCACGGACGGTGGCAGCCACGAGCTGATGCAGCGGGCGGCCTGCGGCGTGATCGCCAGCGGCACGGCCACGCTGGAGGCGGCGTATTTCGGCCTGCCTTACTGCCTGGTGTACAAGGTGGCGTGGCCGACCTACATCCTCGGCAGCCTGCTGGTGAAGCTGGAGTTCATCGGCCTGGTGAACATCCTGGCGGGCGAGGAAGTGGTGGAGGAACTGATCCAGGCGGACGCGGAGCCGCAGGCAGTGGAGCGGTCGCTGACGCGTTTTCTCGATGATCCGGTCTATCGGAAGCATGTCCAGGGCGGGCTGGCCACCACGGCGGCGAAGCTCGGCGGCCCCGGGGCGCACGAGCGGGCGGCGGAGGCGGTGGAGCGCTGGTTGCGGCACTCGTAG
- a CDS encoding tetratricopeptide repeat protein, whose amino-acid sequence MPKDIQDSPQLLGEISQAPSAFEQFLERNQKGIVVFAIVAALAGCGWVIYRSKKTGEEKDAGAALIKAEDLSALQAVSKEYPGTQAAGSAVVLSAEKQWTDGQQDAAIETLKGFIQSQQDHPARASAQASLAAKLMAQGKNAEAETAFQAVISNPSGKFLAPYALIQLGDLAKIGGDVEKARGYYDRVKTEFADSSFAGLASQHLLTLKAKAPAEIEPRPAPAPTPGAPNIPGFPGGGDEVAPGNLFQPGAGGGAPFGGLGAPVPTDEPTPATPSK is encoded by the coding sequence ATGCCCAAAGATATCCAAGACTCACCGCAGCTTCTCGGCGAAATCTCGCAAGCCCCCAGCGCCTTCGAGCAGTTCCTCGAGCGCAACCAGAAGGGCATTGTCGTCTTCGCCATCGTCGCCGCCCTCGCCGGTTGCGGCTGGGTGATCTACCGGAGCAAGAAGACCGGTGAGGAAAAGGACGCCGGCGCCGCCCTCATCAAGGCAGAGGACCTCTCCGCCCTCCAGGCCGTCTCCAAGGAATACCCCGGCACCCAGGCCGCCGGCAGCGCCGTGGTCCTCTCCGCCGAAAAGCAGTGGACCGATGGCCAGCAGGACGCCGCCATCGAGACACTCAAGGGCTTCATCCAGTCCCAGCAGGACCACCCCGCCCGCGCCAGCGCCCAGGCCTCCTTGGCCGCCAAGCTCATGGCCCAGGGCAAGAACGCCGAAGCGGAAACCGCCTTCCAAGCCGTCATTTCCAACCCCTCCGGCAAATTCCTCGCCCCCTACGCCCTGATCCAGCTCGGCGATCTCGCGAAGATCGGCGGCGATGTCGAAAAGGCCCGCGGCTACTACGACCGCGTCAAAACCGAATTCGCCGACAGCAGCTTCGCCGGACTCGCCAGCCAGCACCTCTTGACCCTCAAGGCGAAAGCCCCGGCCGAAATCGAGCCGCGCCCGGCTCCCGCCCCCACCCCGGGTGCCCCGAACATCCCCGGCTTCCCGGGTGGCGGTGACGAAGTCGCCCCCGGCAATCTGTTCCAGCCCGGCGCTGGCGGCGGAGCCCCCTTCGGCGGCCTCGGAGCCCCCGTTCCGACGGACGAACCGACCCCTGCGACTCCCTCCAAATAA
- a CDS encoding polymer-forming cytoskeletal protein: MSRPGASATRNVLSSDVEIKGSVKFTNDLVVDGKIEGEIASDGNLTVGENARIKAEVKTGTLVVYGKIHGNITVADRVELKASAEVVGDIKAKTLAIEAGAIFVGKSTVGTPAGGTPAAAPAKGETKPQDVPKQDTLAGVVQ; the protein is encoded by the coding sequence GTGTCACGCCCCGGCGCATCCGCGACCCGCAACGTCCTCTCCTCGGACGTTGAAATCAAAGGCTCCGTCAAGTTCACCAACGACCTCGTCGTCGATGGCAAGATCGAGGGCGAAATCGCCTCCGATGGCAACCTGACCGTCGGCGAAAACGCCCGCATCAAGGCCGAAGTGAAGACCGGCACCCTGGTCGTTTACGGCAAGATTCACGGCAACATCACCGTCGCCGACCGCGTCGAGCTCAAGGCCAGCGCCGAAGTCGTCGGTGACATCAAGGCCAAGACCCTCGCCATCGAGGCCGGTGCCATCTTCGTCGGCAAATCCACCGTCGGCACCCCGGCCGGTGGCACGCCCGCCGCCGCTCCCGCCAAGGGCGAGACCAAGCCGCAGGACGTCCCGAAGCAGGACACCCTCGCCGGCGTCGTCCAGTAA
- a CDS encoding polymer-forming cytoskeletal protein: MAAEPARHRIELTCPECSHVQSEPALVVSTTCRACGENYQVKDGKAVSRQRPSTRFVGHRVRPPEPEEPDEEAAKKPPSPFKRPEPPAPPAPGLLQRLFSRPQKPRRVVCFDCGREHVAVPNAQSSQCPYCGFYISLRDFTIDERWNRRIQTRGDVVIEKGGSVSGVPITCHNLTVLGELAAAVECSGDLVILSHGKIPGKVRCHTLRVERGARVEFLHAVQAAEVFVDGQLTGQVHCTGAVVLEKRAELRGLVRAARLQVKQGAKHSGVIEIIQPKEEEEAPSEHGSE, from the coding sequence ATGGCCGCAGAGCCCGCGCGCCATCGCATCGAGCTGACCTGCCCGGAGTGCAGCCATGTGCAATCCGAGCCCGCGCTCGTGGTTTCCACCACGTGCCGGGCTTGTGGCGAAAACTACCAGGTGAAAGACGGCAAGGCCGTCTCCCGCCAGCGGCCGTCCACCCGCTTCGTCGGCCACCGCGTGCGCCCTCCCGAACCGGAGGAGCCGGACGAGGAGGCCGCCAAGAAGCCTCCGTCTCCTTTCAAGCGCCCGGAGCCCCCCGCCCCGCCCGCGCCCGGCCTGCTCCAGCGCCTCTTCAGCCGCCCCCAGAAGCCCCGCCGCGTGGTGTGCTTCGATTGCGGCCGCGAACATGTCGCCGTCCCGAACGCCCAATCGAGCCAGTGCCCGTATTGCGGCTTCTACATCAGCCTCCGCGATTTCACCATCGATGAGCGCTGGAACCGCCGCATCCAGACCCGCGGCGATGTGGTCATTGAAAAAGGCGGCTCCGTCTCCGGCGTCCCCATCACCTGCCACAATCTCACCGTTCTCGGCGAACTCGCCGCCGCCGTCGAGTGCTCCGGCGACCTCGTCATCCTCAGTCACGGCAAGATCCCCGGCAAGGTCCGCTGCCACACCCTGCGCGTGGAGCGCGGCGCCCGCGTCGAGTTCCTCCACGCCGTCCAGGCCGCCGAAGTCTTCGTCGATGGCCAGCTCACCGGCCAGGTCCACTGCACCGGCGCCGTCGTCCTCGAAAAGCGCGCCGAGCTCCGCGGCCTCGTCCGCGCCGCCCGCCTCCAGGTGAAGCAGGGCGCGAAACACAGCGGCGTCATCGAGATCATCCAGCCGAAGGAGGAAGAAGAAGCCCCCTCCGAACACGGCAGCGAGTGA
- a CDS encoding DNRLRE domain-containing protein, with amino-acid sequence MPSSTLSKFRALTLAAGFLASATAARATLVDVSQDAYATTGTGANSGKIGNVAVSKKETGFFDFDLSSLPPGITADNIQQANLRLFFRTTTGTGTIAVVPVTGQWNEDTLTGKNVPGTGATLATIDATDMRDYTSLVVDVTSLVKDWVANPANNNGIALKTSDANLRTLVDSKENALTGKGASLDITITSAGPQGPAGPAGPQGPAGPQGPQGQVGPQGPQGETGPQGATGPQGVAGPNGPQGPQGPAGPQGPQGPAGADAPELVNFLGGFNGATTYAKNDLVISATADTYFYSLVDGNTGNTPESSPASWTGVGISQLKSIRRQLTTNAPGFCSLISIKLTGTETAGGRIFYTVRATDGGSQIATEQGVMQYLATANSVTCTVDTSDKLHLGTVNSGSTPGFFNPGSQPGVSIFDNVSFSSPAPIVVNEVTFRILNVSGAKLRLEP; translated from the coding sequence ATGCCTTCATCCACCCTCTCCAAATTCCGCGCCCTCACCTTGGCCGCCGGATTCCTGGCGTCAGCCACCGCCGCCCGCGCCACCCTTGTCGATGTCAGCCAAGACGCCTACGCCACCACCGGCACCGGTGCGAACTCCGGCAAGATCGGCAATGTCGCCGTCTCCAAGAAAGAGACCGGATTCTTTGACTTCGACCTCTCCAGCCTGCCCCCCGGCATCACCGCCGACAATATCCAGCAGGCCAATCTCCGACTGTTCTTCCGCACCACCACCGGCACCGGCACCATCGCAGTGGTCCCCGTCACCGGCCAATGGAATGAAGACACCCTGACCGGCAAGAACGTCCCCGGCACCGGCGCCACGCTCGCCACCATCGATGCCACCGACATGCGCGACTACACCTCGCTCGTCGTCGATGTCACCAGCCTCGTGAAGGACTGGGTCGCCAATCCCGCCAACAACAACGGCATCGCCCTCAAGACCTCGGACGCCAACCTCCGCACCCTGGTCGACAGCAAGGAAAACGCCCTGACTGGCAAGGGAGCCTCGCTCGACATCACCATCACCAGCGCGGGCCCCCAAGGCCCCGCCGGTCCGGCTGGCCCGCAAGGTCCTGCCGGTCCGCAAGGCCCCCAGGGCCAAGTCGGCCCACAGGGACCGCAAGGCGAGACCGGTCCCCAGGGTGCCACCGGTCCCCAGGGAGTGGCCGGCCCGAACGGCCCCCAGGGTCCGCAAGGTCCTGCCGGCCCACAGGGTCCCCAAGGCCCCGCCGGAGCCGATGCGCCCGAACTGGTCAACTTCCTCGGCGGCTTCAATGGCGCCACCACCTACGCCAAGAACGACCTGGTAATCTCCGCCACCGCGGACACCTACTTCTACTCGCTCGTGGACGGCAATACCGGCAACACCCCGGAAAGCAGCCCCGCCTCGTGGACCGGCGTCGGCATTTCCCAGCTCAAGAGCATCCGCAGGCAACTGACCACCAACGCCCCCGGCTTCTGCTCGCTGATCTCCATCAAGCTCACCGGCACCGAGACCGCCGGCGGCCGGATCTTCTACACCGTCCGCGCCACCGATGGCGGCTCGCAGATCGCCACCGAGCAGGGCGTCATGCAGTACCTCGCCACGGCGAACTCCGTCACCTGCACCGTCGATACCAGCGACAAGCTCCACCTCGGCACCGTCAACTCCGGCTCCACCCCCGGTTTCTTCAACCCGGGCTCCCAGCCGGGCGTGAGCATTTTCGACAACGTGTCGTTCTCCAGCCCGGCCCCCATCGTCGTGAATGAGGTCACCTTCCGGATCCTCAATGTCTCCGGCGCGAAACTCCGCCTGGAACCCTGA
- the nadA gene encoding quinolinate synthase NadA: MPAAATALDLKEEILALKKARNAVILVHNYQSGDIQDLGDYVGDSLGLAYHAKSTDADVIAFCGVHFMAETAKIVNPSKIVVLPDADAGCSLEQSCPAPQLEAYLKEHADKNYYVIAYINCSAGVKALCDVICTSGNAVKIVNKAPADRPILFVPDANLGAWVMEQTGRKMDLWQGSCYVHVEFTRDSINRIKAEYPEALVVAHPECTQAVRLLADEVCSTEKMITFCQNAPVKDIIVVTESGMLHRLRKECPDKNLIPGPTDRCACADCRYMKMNTLQKLRDCLANLEPRVEMEESIRARAEAPLLRMLEQSK, translated from the coding sequence ATGCCCGCCGCCGCCACCGCGCTCGACCTGAAGGAAGAGATCCTCGCCCTGAAAAAGGCCCGCAACGCCGTCATCCTGGTCCACAACTACCAGAGCGGCGACATCCAGGACCTCGGGGACTACGTCGGCGACTCCCTCGGCCTCGCCTACCACGCGAAATCCACGGACGCGGACGTGATCGCCTTCTGCGGCGTCCATTTCATGGCGGAAACGGCCAAGATCGTGAACCCTTCCAAGATCGTCGTCCTCCCGGATGCCGATGCCGGCTGCTCCCTCGAGCAATCCTGCCCCGCTCCCCAGCTCGAGGCCTACCTCAAGGAGCACGCGGACAAGAACTACTACGTCATCGCCTACATCAACTGCTCCGCCGGGGTAAAGGCCCTCTGCGACGTGATCTGCACCTCCGGCAACGCTGTGAAGATCGTCAACAAGGCCCCCGCCGACCGCCCCATCCTCTTCGTCCCGGATGCCAACCTCGGTGCCTGGGTCATGGAACAGACCGGCCGGAAAATGGACCTGTGGCAGGGCTCCTGCTACGTCCACGTCGAGTTCACCCGCGATTCCATCAACCGTATCAAGGCCGAGTATCCCGAGGCCCTCGTCGTCGCCCACCCGGAATGCACCCAGGCCGTGCGCCTGCTCGCCGACGAGGTGTGCTCCACGGAAAAGATGATCACCTTCTGCCAAAACGCCCCGGTGAAAGACATCATCGTCGTCACCGAGAGCGGCATGCTCCACCGCCTGCGCAAGGAGTGCCCGGACAAGAACCTCATCCCCGGCCCCACCGACCGCTGCGCCTGCGCCGACTGCCGCTACATGAAGATGAACACCCTCCAGAAGCTCCGCGACTGCCTCGCGAACCTGGAGCCCCGCGTCGAAATGGAGGAATCCATCCGCGCCCGAGCCGAAGCCCCCCTGCTGCGCATGCTCGAGCAGTCGAAGTGA
- the tnpA gene encoding IS200/IS605 family transposase — MPSTHLSLHYHVVFSTKNREPWISPSTQPRLHEYIGGVVRGLGGIPDAVGGIADHVHILLGLNATHRLADVMREIKSESSKWMHQTMRLAGFAWQEGYGAFTVAAPDRSRVRDYVSNQGEHHRLKGFQEEYLAMLERSEIEFDSRYLW, encoded by the coding sequence ATGCCCTCGACCCACCTTTCGCTCCACTACCATGTGGTGTTCTCGACCAAAAACCGGGAGCCGTGGATCAGCCCATCCACCCAACCCCGGCTGCACGAATATATCGGCGGCGTGGTTCGCGGGCTCGGAGGTATTCCCGACGCGGTGGGCGGAATCGCCGATCATGTTCATATCCTCTTGGGACTGAACGCCACCCACCGCCTGGCGGACGTCATGCGCGAAATCAAAAGCGAATCCTCCAAATGGATGCACCAGACGATGCGGCTAGCGGGCTTTGCCTGGCAGGAGGGATATGGGGCGTTCACCGTTGCCGCCCCGGATCGAAGCCGGGTTCGTGATTATGTGAGTAACCAAGGGGAGCATCACAGGCTGAAAGGCTTCCAAGAAGAATACCTAGCGATGCTGGAACGCTCCGAGATTGAATTCGATTCCCGCTACTTGTGGTGA